TTGGTAAAAATGCAGTCGTGTGCTCACACCAATAGAGATCAAATTTCAACTGCCAGGAAATCCCACATTCACAAATTTGATATGACTTACTGCAGAACCACAGACTTacattgctttattttctttacatattAACTGAGTTTTAATTACTTTGTGATGGTCACAAATAAAGAATacagatatttgaaaaaatatttgaaaatctCCCTGCCAACTACCTTGTGGAACGAGTCTACTATGGCATAATGGTTCCTCAAGTAGGGAAAAACATGATCTCCAGAGAGTCCCAATGTCCCTTTCATAACACTGGTGTACATGATTGTGTACCTTTGTGGTGTGTACAGAAATTAACTCACAGCAAAGCAGGCTGTAACATCCCTCTGCAATAAAGATGTTGGACTGGCAGTCTATCTGCACCACTGGAGACAAACTCATGTGTTCTTTTGGGCTACTTTTCACCTCTTTGCAGCCATGAACAGCACTGGAATAGAGGAAACAGGTTACTCTGACTTCCAACAGCTCAAAGTCCTGCACAGGCTCTAAGCTGTGGCTGAGCTCTCCTGTGCACCTCTGCATACTTAAATCCCTTTTCAGCACAAATTAATACAAGTGCATGGTTGCTGTTACCATTGGAGGAAAAGTTTAGGCTCTGAGATTTCTTCCTCAAGTCTGCACCACACACAGATTTTAACAGCAAAGTTCCCAAATCCTGACCAGTGTTACAGACAACCTCTCTGACTCTCTCCAGGCTGTTTCTGTCTAATGTCTGTCCAGCTTCCAATTCTAACAATCTGATTGTTAAATTATAATATTGCATTGCCTCTTTGGAACATGGATTTCTCACTCAGTTTCAGCCTAGTCCTGGTCATTACTCAAAATCAAAAGGAAGACACAGGGGTACAGAGATAACAGATGGATATACACACGCCAAGCCTGCTTTTCCAGGGTCTTGTGTTTTCATTAGTCACACACAGGCCTGCTAGATGAGTGCAGAACATAGGACAAGGGCtcctattttaatttcttagtATTATTTACTTACTTGCAAAAAGGCTTTAATAACCACTGATCTGCAAGGTATCTAGTGTACCTCACTTGTGAATTGGAAATTCTGAATCTAGCCTTGGATATTCTCAGACTAAAGAGTACAGTCaagaaaacataacaaaacacaaaaattatgTTGTTGTTCTTCTTTCCAGTTGTCCTTCAAATCTTTAAATACTTAATGTATTCATTATATGCACATAATTACACTCCTCTCATCACAGGATCTAGATTACTCCCAAAAGGATATGGTTGTGTCTTCTCAAATAAGGTTTGTGTACATCAACTACCATAGGAAGTACTCCACCCCCAGAAGAAATATAAGTCCAGTTCTGAATGTCTTGAGGAATTTGGTGACACCAATGCCAACACCACTATTTTCCAGTGTCAAGCACTGAAAGGACAAACTGGAGCCTTGTTCAGAACCAGTAGCATTCCTTGCAGTGAATTAGCAGTTGTTAACATACTTGGGTCAACCTCATCTACCTTCTCCTGACATTATTTTAGGAGCAAGTCCCAGACAATGTCAGAcctgcagagaaaaatcagcTATTGTTCTCAGCCAGTGCTGAAACAGAACTTGGGTTTGGCAGGCAGGACAACACGTCCTTTTATGCTATCAACAGTTTACACTCATTTGTAGCCTGCTTCATTTTGCACCTCAActtgagaaactgaaactgaggACTCTGACAAGGTTTGGATCTTGTAAACTTTTTGTCAGGAGTTGATTTGAGCTGACTCACACTTTTGGGAAGCATCCatgcttttgaaaagaaatcagGAAGACTAAAATTAGAATGACTACGTGTATTCAGATGAGGCCATTTTAGGGAACAGTTTATGGCTGCCAGATAGGGTGGTTTGGTGCTAGAAAAATGGTTTGGAACCACCATGCCTGTATGCTATGAAGCTTTTATATGCCTGTGGTGCTTATTCTTTAACAAGCTTTAGGTTAGATGGCCATAAATTTCAGCTTTATAGTGTCAGAATTATTGCAAGGTTTCCATAGGGTTGATTGCTTTTATAGATAGCATGTCAAATTAAACATAAATCTGGGCATGTGCTTTTCTGTGAGCACAGGATGCTCTTACAGGGGATCTTGCAGGTTAGTTGCTTTATTCTTCAAAGATTCTGAAAATGGCATGATGGCCATTTCTTTATGATGAAGTGAACAAAAATGTCTAAACAAACAACTTCATtaacattaaaaacatttaaaaggaaatgtttaaGAGCAAGGCTATCAAACCTTCTGTCAGCTGACAAAACCCTAGTTTTAACTACCTAGTGGAATTTGGCAGACCAAAGCTAAAGTGAAATCTGTGAAAATAAACTCTATAAATGCACTGTCATAACTTTTATGTGCTACACTATACAAGTTATTGCTCAGGGACCTTGTAATTAGTCTTTACAGAATTTGTATCTGCACATAAACTTTAGATGCTGGAAACTCTTTGTTGCCCTTCTAGCAAGTGCCTTATTCTCTCATTTTTCCTCATGGCATTGTCAGTTTCTTATCCTTTGCTCCTGTAGTACCTGCTGCAAGTTTGCAATTTGGTGTTCCTCTTGTGCATCTCCACAGCAATGTCACTGGCAATGAGATACAGTTCCTTGCTACCCGTAGCAGAGGCTTTGCTCAGCCTCCTAACTGGTCCCTCCATTCTCTGAGTACCTGCAAAACTGGAGAAAGAGGATTTGTTGATCTgagatttcaaagaaaaatgttgtcAGGCTTCTCCCTGATAAAGGCCCCAGTTTGCAAACTGTAACACAAAGGCTGTGCTGTCTAAGAAATGAAAAGGTGTTGTGTTCCAGTACAGGAATGTCCTCAGCCAGTGAAAAGGCTTTGTAGACTCTGTGGTGACAGGACCATGTGCCAGTGAATGTGAATCCTAGTAACAGAAACTACccagaaaaattaactttattcATCAAACCAATCAAAATTCTGGCTGTGCACGAAGTTCATAGCTAGTATTTATTAGAAAGTGAGAAGGCTACTGATGAGTTGCTGATGTGAATGATCCTACCTGATACACAAAACCTGACTGTATTCCTCAGCTTCCTCCCCTTTCTCATCAAAAATAGACAAATACAAAGGGCAAACCCTGAAACAAACATGGACTTTGCCACAGAGGACTTCAGCAATTCACTCCTTGCTAGAACTGCTCGCCAAAGAACAGGAGCTGCATGCGTGCAGTTTTCACACGCACCCCTCccaaaaaggagaaggaaaaaaaaaaaaaaaagacaaggacAGACTGACTTTTGGTGACTTTGAACCCTGACAGGCTTTGTCCAATGAAGAGGTCTAATTATCATGACAACTCTATCTCAATCTATTTGCCACTCTGTGTGAATGATGCAGTTCTAGATTCTGACAGCACACAAAAGCAAAGGCACCTAACAGTATGAATGGTgcctatttaaaatatataggTCACTACTGTGGCACATTTACACTTGGCTGTGTATTTACCATTCTCCCTCCTCCATAATGAGGAGGACTTTGAGATGGAAGAGAGGCCATAAACTTCTGTGTAAGCTCAAATGGCTTTTGCCCTTTACAGAAGCTGATCTCTCCAGGAAAAACCAACACTGTAACAGATACGGCTGAAAAAAATGGATGTTGGCTTGAGACATGGGTTCCTCCACTTTGATCCTATGAAACATGTCAACACAGCAGCATTTTACAAGGAGAACCCCTCGAGAGagttaaaatggaaaacacCGTTTGTAAAGACTAAGAAATAACACTTGATTTGTTACCAGTGAAAAATTGAGCTCCACACCAATAAGTCTGAAGAACATTAACTCTCTCCTAGCCCAAACCTGCACAGTGGGCCAACGTGAATTTTGTTATGTGACTGTTCATACtgtattttcaagttttttaattaaattcctGAACAATTCAGCACTCCTGCATTATAAGACATGAcattaaatgatttttcataGGTCTACATAGAACTACCATTTTCATAGGTCTACATAGTAGAActtgaaataaatatgaaataaatatgtaCAAAGGAATCCAGGCAGGTATTATCTTGAAATAAGACCTCAAGCATTGCACTGACCTCATCAGTGTTTCCAAGCTGTATCAGCTTAAAACAAAATGGTCGGTGCATCCCACACATTAAGCTGGGTTTAAAAATACCCCAGATCAATGGAGCTGATTGATTGTTCTGTGACTCCAAATTGACTCAGAAACCCCTGCATTCCTTTCACACACAGTCCACCTCCTAATCCATCCTGTGGCCTTGTCCTTGCACAATAAGAGATGTCTCTTCAGCTTCAAAATCAATGGAAAATAGGCCTCAGCCATGAGAGTGGTTGGCATCAGAGTTCAATTTCTGTCCTTAAAGCTGGGCTCTCCTTGTGCTCTTCCCTGAGTTGTCTTCTTTCCAGAGGCTGCAATAAGCAGTGTTTGAAAAGTAAAAGTGGACAGCATCACTCTGAGTCAAGGCATTCACCTCCTAATGGCCAAGTTATCCAGGAGATGAGGAAGCAGAACAAGGTGAGACTGCATGTGAATGCAGTGATGAGTTATTCACTTTCTAGGTGTACTCTGAATTTTCTCAGGGAAAAGAACCCTATAAAATTAAGCAATTACTCAAGAACAACAAAAGCTATAGCATCTGTAATTAGAAACTTCtttcatacatttttttcaggGCTTACTAAGCACTTCATGGGAAACTGTCATATGTAAATATTATGACTATTGTGTTTGCTGTTCAGATCAAATCCATGTGAATGAACTAGCTGTGCGTGGATCTCAGAATCTGAAacattctgggttttttttttaccccacAGGTAACCCATAAAGCCCAACTTTCACCCCTTTAATCATACTGCTGCAATAACTCCCCTGACACCTGCTATCACACACATTAGCTATACCTGAGCTTCCCAATCACAGATCAGGATCTACAACAGCTGCCTGTCAAttagatcaaaataaaatatttatcaccCTAAATTACCACTGAGAAGCACAGGTAAagaacagcaggagcagcacagcaatgCTGAGAGGCTTCTGGAGAGCATTTATCAGTTGTGTAACTCTTACACTGTGCAGGGACAGACTTCTTGTCTCGGCAAACCAGTCAGGCAAGGAAGAAACGCTGGGAAAAGTCACAGTGGAGAAACTTTGCTGGCATTTCCTTGGCAGGTCAAGCTAACAGCACTGTAACAACATTTGAGAGGTTTGGAAATTGTCTAATCCAGATTTATTTAGCGTTTGTCTATTTTCTACTGCTTCAATTCTTGCAAGTACCACTCTTCTAAACGTGgtcattttaaattatttcatgtcCTTAGGGAGGGTTCCTGAAATTCCTCTTGGTTTCCAGCTCTTATCTGGGGATCAAAAAGAGCCACCATGGCTCACAGAACTAAGCCAAGGTGCCCCAGCCAAGCCCAGGCAGCAATATAATCTCTTAAGAAGGCATCCAGAACAGGAAAAAACGAAGCTTAAAAGGAACTACTGGAGTTGCcacactgattttttaaaaatattcctgccAGGATTTACCACACCACCACATTCATGCAGTGGGAAACCACTGGTTTTCAAAGAAACATGTAGAATGATTTAGCCACTCTGGGTGAACTTAGAGGCAAGATCTTTCTAGGAAGATGGGTGAAAGTACTTCACATCTCTTACCacttgctaaaataaaaaatacaaaggaagTTAAGAGAACACTTTAAGATGATGTGGGAAAATCTGTATTAAACTTAAGAGGGAAGGAAATCCAGAGATAAGACTGTGACTGTCTTTTTCTGATCTGCACCCTAGCTGTGCCCAGACAATTTACACATGTTATAATTCTGTAATAAAAACTGCTGTTAACCACAATCAAGCTGTGACTTGTTCAGATAAAAGGACTTTCTTAATAGTGTTTACTTAGACATGTAATAAATAGAGCCAGCCAGGTTAAGGAGAATAGTGATAAGTATTTTAATTGCAGGTCTTTAACTAGCAAGAACTTTATCCTGTTTCCTCACAGAGGCAGTCATTACTGAACCGGCTCAGAGGGCAGAAGATTAAACACCTAATCATTATATAGGGTGTTGAAAACTCGGGGCTTCATGAAAATGCCAAATATCCTTAATGTTATTTCCCACTGGCTTTAGTCCCCCGCGCTGTCTTCCCAGCTTTGTGAAAAGATTTCAGTTACACGATTGTGAATTACTCCCAGAGCTGGTATTGGGCAGGGATGCTTCAGCACCCCGCAGTTGCGTGGAGTACCAGCGTTTCTCAAGCCCGAGCTACTCCCTGCACCACATTCCAGCCGCAGGGAGAGTGGCCGAGCCAGGCTAACATTGCCTGAGCCCTGGTGCACATCCATAGAGTGGCTCTGCTGTATTACCCGGTCCGTGCTGCTTGGGAACGCCTTCACCAAGCGAGAGGTGCACAAGGGCTCCGTTCTGCTCCCAGGTCTTTGCCTCCTCTGCAGGTGTTCTCCTGAGACAAGCTACACGCACCGTCTCTAACCCCTGGAAATAACAAAACCTTTAAGAAGTCTTTCTCCTCACGTAACTGAGCAAACTCACTCCCGAGCAGCACGGGTGGTACGTAACGAGGTATACGAGAGCCATCTATGTGCTGCCAGTGACACATTTCACAGCACGGGAGGCGATCCTACTGCACCAGCCCTACGCCAACAAACACCCCGTTTTCTGACAGCCAGAAAAGGAAGAGCACATTCACCCTAAGCACCGAGCATCCCCCCTGAGCCGCCTCCGCCCCACAGACCGGCCCTGTGCCACCGGagcgggcagcgccgccgccccAGAGCCCTGCGCAGGCAGACGTGTCGCTCATTCGGCAGCTGCCAAGCGGGCCCCGCACGACGTGGCCGCACGGCGGTGGCCCAACGCCGCGCCGGCCTTCGACCCTCCCGCCGGTGGCGGGGACAGGCGCCTCCTGCGATCGCGGCGCCCTCAGAGCCTGCCGGGGCTCCCGGCGCTTTTCCCGCCCTCAGCCGTGAGGCGGCGGCGCGAgcgaccccccccccccaccctgcGCGCGCCGCTCCCGCCAACGCCACCTGGGCGCGCGGGGGCGaggttggggggggggggggggggggggggaaaagaAGCGAATggcgggggggcgggggggggggaggtggggggcGCGCGCATGCGCGCTGGGGGTGGCCGCGGCGCCTCTCGCGCGAGCGGCGCGCGCGCGCCGTTGGGCCGGGCGCGGGGCGTGCCCGCGTCCCGATTCGCCGGCGGGGGGCGCGagccgggcgggggcggggccggctcGGGACGGCGGCCAATGGGAAGCGGGAGGGGCGGCGGGCAGGGGGCGTGGCCGCGGCCGGGCGTGtcccgggcgggcgggcgcgcgCTGTCCGGGCAGCGATGGCGGACGATGGGCAGGGGCGGCTCAGGACTGAGGAGGGCCCGGCGGGCGGCGTGGCCTTGGCGGGCGGcgagatgctgctgctcagcgtggggctgctggccctggcgCTGCTGGCGGCCTACCGGCTGTACCTGCGCTGGGGAGCGCGGAATGGGCCGGGGGGCGCGGCCCGGCAGGGCGAGGCCGCCGCGCTGCCGCGCATGAAGCGCCGGGATttctccctggagcagctgcgCGAGTTCGACGGCGCTCGCAATCCTCGCATCCTCCTGGCTGTTAACGGCAAAGTCTTCGACGTGACCAAAGGCAGCAAGTTCTACGGGCCCGGTGAGACGGCGGGGGGATGGGGGGAGTCCCGGCCGGGGACCCACCGGCGCTGTTCCACTGGTGATGCTCAGCGGGAATGGGTTCTCCTCAGGCAGCCGTCGTTTGCCCAGATGCCTCGATTTGGATGTGCCGTggttaatttgatttttttttctttttttcttccccttctgtCTCTTCTAGTAGGTTTCCCAAGtgcagc
The window above is part of the Molothrus ater isolate BHLD 08-10-18 breed brown headed cowbird chromosome 4, BPBGC_Mater_1.1, whole genome shotgun sequence genome. Proteins encoded here:
- the PGRMC2 gene encoding membrane-associated progesterone receptor component 2, whose translation is MADDGQGRLRTEEGPAGGVALAGGEMLLLSVGLLALALLAAYRLYLRWGARNGPGGAARQGEAAALPRMKRRDFSLEQLREFDGARNPRILLAVNGKVFDVTKGSKFYGPEGPYGIFAGRDASRGLATFCLDKDALRDEYDDLSDLNAVQMESVREWEMQFKEKYDYVGRLLKPGEEPSEYTDEEDTKDHTKQE